The genomic region ATATCTGCGGATACCTCCAGGAACTTTTCCAAATCCCCGGCTTTGGTGACACCACTGATTTCACCGAAATCAAGCAGCACTACTTTATGGTGCACACCGAAATTAACCCGACCAAGATTGTGCCAGTCGGCCCAGACATGTCCTGGCTGATGGAAGAACACGATCGCGATCGCTTCGGTGGCCAGCCATTCGCCGAGGGCACCACCATGCCAGGTCCTTTGCCCAAGGGTGAAGAGGTTAAAAACCCGGAAGATTTCCAGCAGCCTTTATTTGAGCGCTAAAGCTCCACATCCTCTTAGGCAAGACAGCAGCGCGGCACGCTTTACAGTGTGTGCCGCGCTTTGCTTGTCGATGCCCCCTTATTCCTATTTCCGCTGCGGCAACGCAGTACGCGCGGCGCTGATAACGCTGCTCGTAAGCTTTTCCAGCACTTCTGACTCCAGTCGCCAGCGCTGCCAATACAGATCGACTTCAATATCATCGCCGTCGAGTGCTACTAGATCGCCGGAGTCGAGGTATTGCTGGACTTGAATTTCTGCCAGCACTCCCCAGCCCAAGCCAATGCGCACGGCTTCTAAATAAGCCTCAGACGTTGGAATCTGCGATACCCTACCGCGGATAACGTGCAGTTCTACCTGCCGATCGCGCATGGCTTGATCCAAGATCGCATCTTGCGGGCCATAGATAACTAGCGGCATTTGACGCCAGGCCAGACCGAGCTCGGTAGTAAACCGGCTTTTAATATCCGGGGTACTCACCGCGACATATCGCATGGTGCCTAAATATTCCGAGACACAACCCGATACCGGCGCTGACTCATGCGTAATAGCACCGAGTACGTCACCGCGGCGCAGCATCGACAAGGTGCGGGTTTCATCTTCGACGCGCAGGCGCAAGGCCGCGTCACCGTATTGCGCCATTTCTGCCATCACTGCTTTAAACCAGGTTGCCAGCGTGTCATTATTAACCGCAACCGATAGCGGCACCCGCTGCAAACGCTGCCCTAAGCGCGCATCTGTTTCTGCTTGCACCAGCGCCATGCGCCTGGCTGACTGCACCAAAATCTCCCCGGCGTCTGTCGCGGTGACCGGATTGGCGCGCCGCAATAGCACTCTGCCCGTGGCGGCTTCCAAGGATTTAATACGTTGGCTGACCGCCGATGGGGTGATTCCCAACACCGTTGCCGCGTATTCAAAGCTGCCTTCATCCACGATGGCCAGCAGGGTTTCCAAATGCACAGGGTTCATGAAGCTATTCTAACCTAAGGTGAGTTTCTATCATTGGACTTCATCTAACAGTCGTTGCATAGTAAGGCTATGTCAACGATGTCTCTCCTTATCTCCGGTTTCGCGCTGGGTATCTCGCTGATTGTAGCAATTGGCCCACAAAATGCTCTGCTGATTAAGCAGGGCATTAAACGCGACCACATTTGGGTAGTCATCGCTATTTGCGCAGTCTCCGATATGTTGCTTATCGCCGGCGGTACCGCGGGCGTGGGCTATTTGGTAGAAACCTTCCCTACCGCGTTGGTCGTACTGAAATATCTCGGCGCTGCCTACTTGGCCTATTTCACGTTCTTGTGTTTCCGCGATGGCTTCCGCGACAAGGTAGAGACCCTATCCCCCACCGATGCCGAGCCGAATCACACCGAGCAGATCGACTCCTTCGATGGCGGCACCTCTGGAGGAACGGGCAGCGGCGCCGCGGTTGACACCCGCAAGCCCGCGACCGCGCTGCGCCGGCAGATGCGCAAGTCCACTTGGTTAAAGCCAGCACTGGCCACACTCGCCATCTGTTGGCTCAACCCTGCCGCATACGTCGACGTGCTGGTTATGCTCGGCGGTATTGCCAATCAATATGGTCCCGACGGACGTTGGGTCTTTGCCGCCGGTGCTATTACCGCCAGCATGGTGTGGTTTCCCACCATCGGGCTTTCTGCCGCGAAGTTCTCCCATATTCTTTCGCGTCCCGCAGTCTGGCGCGGCATCAACATCGGCATTGGCTGCATCATGACGCTGCTGACAATCAAGCTGCTGCTGAGCTAACTCCTGGTGCGCTGGTGTACCCCAGCGTCTAGTTCTTCTCGTGCTTCCAGCAACGCTGCATCCTGCAGGTCTGCGTCAGGACGCCCTGCATCGACTAGCTCTGCTTCTCGACGGTCTGACTCATCGTCGGTGGTTTCTTCCACCACGACGGGTTCTGGTTTCGGATCCATCAACCACGCAACGAGGCAGCCAAAGACGATGCCCCAAAATGGTGCAGTAATGCCTAACAACGAAATCTCGGAGACCGTCACTAAAAAGCACACCAGTGCACCCATGGAAAAGGCGCCGGAAAATCCTGCGACAAAGGCATTCTTCAGTGGCGCGAGCATCGCGATTCCGGCCAGCGCTGCGATAAACGCTGCTGGCATGGCCAACATGAATCCGACGAATACTGGCGAGAAAAGCCCCACGCAGATAGCGCCAATAGCGGTGACCATGGCTGCGACATAATGACGGTCTTTGTTGGGACCGGCGACGATCAACGCGTTGGTCGGCCCAGTCAGGCAGCTAGAGATATTGCCTATCAGCGCCATGGGCAACGAAACCAGGCCACTGACTGCGGCTGCTAAGTTGACCCCTGGCTTGTGACCGGCGGCTTGGAGCACGGCGATTCCCTGGCCGTTTTGCACGATCACCACGGTGATGGTCAACGGGATAACTAGCTCCACCATCGCGGAGAAAGAAAATTCAGGCGCGGTAAATACTGGCGAGGCGATAATGCCATCGGCAAGAATTCCGCCACCGAGTTGTCCTGAAGCAATTGCGATGACCGTACCGACAACCGCCGCTATCGCGACCGGCGGAGCTACCGCTGCCAAACGCGGGGTGGCACTCAAAGCGACAAAAATTAAAACCATCGGGATAGCAATGAGCGGAGAGCCAGTCGCTGCGGTAATGAGGTCAAGACCAAAGCGCAGGAAGATTCCTGCCACCATGGCCATCACAATGGTCGGTGGCAACAGCTCCATGATTTTGCCAATGAGCCCTGTCCAACCGAGCAAAAAGACCAACAGTCCGGTAGCAAGGTACGCGCCGATGACTTCCCCGAAGGTCAAGTGCATGAGCGCATCACCTGCGAGCACCGTGCCGGGGATAGTCCAAAAATACGCTTGCGGGCTGCGATAGAGATAGGTCAGCAGCAGCGTTAAAATGCCGTTGCCCAAAAAGGCACCAAAGATCCATGACGAGGTTTGTTCGGGGCTGAGGTTGCCCGCTGCAGCGGCCGCGAGAATGACCGCAATCGGCCCGGAGGCGGAAAAGATCAGCGCGACGAGACCATCGCCAAGCTCCTGCGGGCCAAAGTCGCGGACGATTTCGCGGAGGGTGGGACGTGTCAGATGCGGTTTTTCCACCGCGAGCAAAGGTGATGCGCCCATGGGTTAAGACTCCTAATCTTAAAAATGTCATCGCAACGTTAAATCCGTTGCTGCACATTGCCAGGAAGAATTATTACCTAGCTTTCTCACGTGCGTAATTGTGCTCCCAATCACGACATTTTGCACGCGCATACCCCTACTCCTGGACACTCGAAATGGCAGTCATAGGCCATTTTCAACATCGCCGCAGCACACCCAACCAGGGACATATGTTCACCTGACGCACACCTATACCCCCGGTGAACAGCAAATATAAAGCCCCGTCGCCCAGCGTCGACCCATGATGGAAATCATGGATCGCACCTAGCGAAGGGGCAATATAAGCTCGGCGGTTTCGCGCTGTACTGCTTAACTAGTTCGCAGTGTCAGTAGTTTTCTTCGCGGGTTTCCTCACTGCGTCATCGGCAGCAGCATCTGTTTGCTGCACTGGCTCTTCGACGCCATCGCAGCCGATGTAGTACTTCACATCGGTAGCGTCGTCGTCGACCGCATCCGGAGTAAATTCCACTTCTTCGTCGGAGTCGAGTTCTTCGGTGACTTCCGCGACCAAGTCTTCAAAGAGCACCTCGTGATGAAGGTTAGATTCCTTCAGCTCGCGGCCGATGGTGCCATCGTGCTTCTCATCGTATGTCTCGTCTGGGTGCAGCTTCAGGCGCAGCAGCGACTTGATGCGCTCGCGGCGGGTAGATTCATCACGAATCTTCGACAGGCCGCGGAACCAAGCAAAGACGAGGACGACAATCATGAACATGCCCAGGTAACCCAAGATTGGGTAGACGTAGTTCATCAGAGTCTTGAAGCCGAGGAAGGACATGGCGTAACCCGCCAGGGTGCCTGCGGCAAAGATTGGGTAGGTGCGCTTTTCGCGACCTGCGGATAGGCGCTTGCCCAGGGCGTAGAACATACCGATGGCAGTATTGAAGATCATCAAGAAGATGACGATTGCCATCAAGACGCCAGCGGTATCGCCCATCTCATTGACCAAGACAAGC from Corynebacterium ammoniagenes DSM 20306 harbors:
- a CDS encoding ArgP/LysG family DNA-binding transcriptional regulator; protein product: MNPVHLETLLAIVDEGSFEYAATVLGITPSAVSQRIKSLEAATGRVLLRRANPVTATDAGEILVQSARRMALVQAETDARLGQRLQRVPLSVAVNNDTLATWFKAVMAEMAQYGDAALRLRVEDETRTLSMLRRGDVLGAITHESAPVSGCVSEYLGTMRYVAVSTPDIKSRFTTELGLAWRQMPLVIYGPQDAILDQAMRDRQVELHVIRGRVSQIPTSEAYLEAVRIGLGWGVLAEIQVQQYLDSGDLVALDGDDIEVDLYWQRWRLESEVLEKLTSSVISAARTALPQRK
- a CDS encoding LysE/ArgO family amino acid transporter, with the protein product MSLLISGFALGISLIVAIGPQNALLIKQGIKRDHIWVVIAICAVSDMLLIAGGTAGVGYLVETFPTALVVLKYLGAAYLAYFTFLCFRDGFRDKVETLSPTDAEPNHTEQIDSFDGGTSGGTGSGAAVDTRKPATALRRQMRKSTWLKPALATLAICWLNPAAYVDVLVMLGGIANQYGPDGRWVFAAGAITASMVWFPTIGLSAAKFSHILSRPAVWRGINIGIGCIMTLLTIKLLLS
- a CDS encoding benzoate/H(+) symporter BenE family transporter, which codes for MGASPLLAVEKPHLTRPTLREIVRDFGPQELGDGLVALIFSASGPIAVILAAAAAGNLSPEQTSSWIFGAFLGNGILTLLLTYLYRSPQAYFWTIPGTVLAGDALMHLTFGEVIGAYLATGLLVFLLGWTGLIGKIMELLPPTIVMAMVAGIFLRFGLDLITAATGSPLIAIPMVLIFVALSATPRLAAVAPPVAIAAVVGTVIAIASGQLGGGILADGIIASPVFTAPEFSFSAMVELVIPLTITVVIVQNGQGIAVLQAAGHKPGVNLAAAVSGLVSLPMALIGNISSCLTGPTNALIVAGPNKDRHYVAAMVTAIGAICVGLFSPVFVGFMLAMPAAFIAALAGIAMLAPLKNAFVAGFSGAFSMGALVCFLVTVSEISLLGITAPFWGIVFGCLVAWLMDPKPEPVVVEETTDDESDRREAELVDAGRPDADLQDAALLEAREELDAGVHQRTRS